Proteins from a single region of Pyrus communis chromosome 6, drPyrComm1.1, whole genome shotgun sequence:
- the LOC137738357 gene encoding putative leucine-rich repeat receptor-like serine/threonine-protein kinase At2g14440, with the protein MSLSLLPLLLLLSLLPLSLSLSLPRGTLINCGAAVKSEIDGREWLPDTGFVSGGTSRNLTTPGLVPILSTARSFPNYPHRKFCYTVHVYRNAKYMVRTTYYYYGSDSPPVFDQIVDGTFWAVVNTTEDYANGMSSYYEGVFLAQGKTMSVCLGSNNYTESDPFISALEFVILEDSLYNSTDFKSHGLSLVARNGFGYTGPIIRYPDDQFDRFWVPFEELNPLIPINVSNSNASVSGMWNMPPSKVFESELTTGQAEAMELDWPPGSVPESNYYIALYFASGDSLGSRVINISINGVQYYKDLDVKPGGLVVYATQWPLSGSTRITMTPSGRSIGGALINAGEMFDVLPLGGTTLTRDVIALQGVKQSLQNPPPGWSGDPCLPRQYSWTGITCSSGPRVRVVSLNLTSMGLSGSLSPRIANMTALSNILLGKNKFTGPIPDLSSLKLLEKLHLEDNHFSGNIPSSLGSIDSLHELFLQNNCLTGEVPDSLVGKSGLDLRTSGNSFSAPPPT; encoded by the exons atgtctctctccctcctccccctcctcctcctgctctccctcctccccctctccctctccctttcCCTCCCCAGAG GTACTCTAATCAACTGCGGCGCCGCCGTCAAATCCGAAATCGACGGCCGCGAATGGCTGCCGGACACCGGCTTTGTATCGGGTGGGACCTCGCGGAACTTAACGACCCCGGGCCTCGTCCCCATCCTCTCCACCGCGCGATCGTTCCCGAACTATCCCCACCGCAAGTTCTGCTACACCGTCCACGTCTACCGCAATGCAAAGTACATGGTCCGGACCACCTACTACTACTACGGCAGCGACTCGCCGCCGGTGTTCGACCAGATTGTGGACGGCACTTTCTGGGCCGTCGTTAACACCACCGAGGACTACGCTAACGGCATGTCGTCATACTACGAGGGGGTCTTTCTCGCCCAGGGCAAGACCATGAGCGTGTGCCTCGGGTCGAACAATTACACCGAATCCGACCCGTTTATATCCGCCCTGGAGTTTGTGATACTCGAAGACTCGCTTTACAACTCCACCGACTTTAAGTCGCACGGCCTCAGCTTGGTCGCCCGAAACGGATTTGGGTACACCGGACCCATCATTCG ATACCCTGATGACCAATTTGATCGTTTTTGGGTGCCATTTGAAGAGCTCAATCCGCTGATTCCGATCAATGTGAGTAACTCAAATGCGTCAGTTTCTGGCATGTGGAATATGCCCCCTTCGAAAGTTTTTGAAAGCGAATTGACGACAGGGCAAGCTGAGGCCATGGAATTGGATTGGCCTCCTGGGTCGGTTCCTGAATCGAATTACTACATAGCTCTGTACTTTGCATCAGGGGACTCCTTGGGGTCAAGGGTGATCAACATTAGCATCAATGGTGTACAGTATTACAAGGATTTGGATGTGAAGCCAGGAGGGCTTGTTGTATATGCGACGCAGTGGCCACTTTCTGGTTCTACTAGGATTACTATGACCCCTTCTGGGAGGTCAATTGGTGGTGCTCTGATTAATGCTGGCGAGATGTTTGATGTTCTGCCCCTTGGAGGAACAACCCTTACTAGAGATG TTATTGCTTTGCAAGGAGTAAAACAAAGTCTTCAGAACCCTCCACCTGGCTGGAGTGGTGATCCTTGTTTGCCCCGTCAGTACTCATGGACGGGCATTACATGCTCTTCAGGCCCTCGGGTTCGTGTGGTCTCTTT AAATTTGACTAGTATGGGCCTTTCAGGATCGCTATCACCTAGAATTGCCAATATGACCGCATTGTCTAATAT CTTGCTTGGGAAGAATAAATTTACAGGGCCTATTCCCGATCTAAGTTCATTGAAGTTACTGGAGAAATT GCACTTGGAAGACAATCATTTCAGTGGAAATATCCCCTCATCGCTCGGGAGCATTGATAGCTTGCATGAACT TTTCTTACAAAACAATTGTTTGACTGGTGAAGTTCCTGATAGCCTTGTTGGAAAATCTGGTCTGGACCTAAG GACGTCTGGAAATTCTTTTTCAGCGCCACCGCCTACTTGA
- the LOC137735912 gene encoding uncharacterized protein, which translates to MGSLEIVPATPISADSILSPRISFSVEFLDDENFISITPNSHGEVQDKKMECGDHQKVRNPDFEFLSSNASSHAMLSADELFFDGKLLPFWQKQHAEQLAKLNLKTKDVEGDENEEVVNKEESRGSWFVDDDPSPRPPKCTVLWKELLRLKKQRASSLSPSSSSSSSSSSSNLSADVATRTDQEKEGNKEKYMKRIKKGLERTRSASIRIRPMVNVPICTQVKSSAFPPLFPLRKGRVLER; encoded by the coding sequence ATGGGGTCCCTAGAAATTGTTCCGGCAACCCCTATATCTGCCGACTCGATTTTGAGTCCGCGGATTTCATTCTCGGTCGAGTTTCTCGACGATGAGAACTTCATCTCCATCACCCCGAATTCGCACGGCGAAGTACAAGATAAAAAAATGGAGTGTGGTGATCACCAAAAGGTACGTAACCCGGATTTTGAGTTCCTCTCGAGCAATGCGAGCAGCCATGCCATGTTGTCTGCAGATGAGCTATTTTTCGATGGGAAGCTCCTACCCTTTTGGCAAAAGCAGCACGCCGAACAGCTCGCGAAGCTCAACCTCAAGACCAAGGATGTCGAGGGAGATGAGAATGAGGAGGTGGTAAACAAGGAGGAGAGCCGAGGGAGTTGGTTTGTGGACGACGATCCATCTCCGAGGCCACCTAAGTGCACAGTTTTGTGGAAGGAGCTACTAAGATTGAAGAAGCAACGCGCTTCATCATTGTCCCCGTCTTCCTCATCCtcgtcttcctcttcttcctcgaaCTTGTCGGCGGATGTAGCTACGAGGACGGATCAAGAGAAGGAAGGGAACAAAGAGAAGTATATGAAGAGGATAAAGAAAGGGTTGGAAAGAACAAGATCAGCAAGCATAAGAATAAGGCCAATGGTAAATGTGCCAATTTGCACACAGGTGAAGAGCAGTGCCTTCCCACCTTTGTTTCCTCTCAGAAAAGGAAGAGTGCTAGAGAGGTAG